ttaagtaattttctgaacggaaatttgattaaattaactaaattagtttggatacgtcattattgtcaaatttcaaaatttccttGAGAATTTTAGAGATCGCATGGAGCAGACACAAAATTTCACTTCACATTAAtgattaaataatattaattataacggataatgcacttttctctcgtttttcatacaaataaatttaattctgcTACAGTAAttctgtaattaaaaacaatcagctgtaatgttgaaaaaaaaaactttcctaatttttttgggaaaaatttcCTCTTTTGTACGGAAATTTTCACTGAAATCGGTCATTGTCatttacgagaaagtcagacatcaagaaaacggttccaTAGTAAGTATCAATTATAACTAtgactaaacaaaaaatataatcataTTTATGCAATGAATGATGAAATTATAGGTATTCGGTCGAGCAAAGTAGAATATAAGTGAAAATCTCACATGCCACTTGAAAAGTATATACTACTTTCGTCAAAGAAACTCGTCGGGAGCATTGCTAACCACCCTAACCAACTGATAATAGCCTTCTACGGCAAAATTcttcattaaaattatttgaaaaaaaaaagttctatttatctcttaaaaaaaaaaaaaaagttacgtatacaccacagtgaacacatttttttcgaattacAGTATGATGATTTACAGgttctttttaatatatttcttGAATTgtgcataaataaaagttttaaattagagtcttaaaaattgaaagtatttttaacttaaaaagaaGTTTGATCGAACAAAacgtgcatttatttttttttcttcaattttaatatttttttatgaatcttaTAAACTCGTCCTAAGAAAAAGTTAAAGAGACATGCGCAATAAACTGGACAGATGAGTTTATTTctgttttcttcataaaacaacTTTCGTATCAACAACTTATTTagttttcatcatttttatcagTCTGAAATCAGAATTCGCTGGGGAAGGTAGGAATAGCGTAAAATGACAAGTTGGTACATTATCAAAATATAGATAGCTAGTAGACTAATATAattctattaaattttattcaagacTCCAGGATTTTAACTAGCATCGGAATTGGAGTTGGTGTATCAGTATTATCAGCTCTATCCTATTTCTACTACAAACGCTCAAAAAAAGAAGTCATTCCAACGAAATGGAAAAAAGTTGGCATTattgataaattatattttattccaATAAAGTCATGTGGTCCGATTGAACTTGATGAAGCTGTTTGTGAGAATCTTGGCGTTCGAAAAGATGATATCAAAGATCGTGCTTTAATGGtaattgaagaaaatggacAAGTAATTACTGCTCGAACTTATCCACAAATGTTCAAAATAATTCCCAAAATTTTAAGTCGCTCTGAATTGTTGCTTACTGCACCGGGAATGGAAGATCTTCGATTTGATTATTCGACTTTAGATACAAGTTCGAAAACTAGCTATATCAAAGGCTTTTTATATGGTTTCTACGCTGACGTATTGGAATGTGGAGAGGTTTATAATAAATGGTTTTCGGAGTATATTTTAGGAAAACCTGAGGGTTTACGTTTAGTTTATTATCCACATGAAATTGCAACAAGACCAATTGGTAGATTCTATAAAGAAGGCATTTATACTAAACAAGATACTGtaagtattttgtatttataattcAAAGATAACAAttgattaaatttgttttgaattgaTATAGGGTACATTCCAAGATATGTCAAGTTATCATCTGATTAATAATGTTTCGGTCGATGATTTGAATACACGTTTAAATCCAACTGACAAGGTGCCTTTATTGCAATTTAGGGCAAATTTCTATATCAAAAACACCGGTCAAGCCTACGATGAAGACCATTGGCAATGGGTTAAAATTGGTAATGAAGTTGTCTTTCGTAATATTGGACCTTGTTATCGATGCATTGTGCCAAATGTTAATCCTTATACATCAGAACGTCATCCTAATGGTGAACCattgaaaactttgaaaaagtaagaaattttttctaaaataattggTTTGATTATGAAATTCGAATCGAATCGTAAAGATTTGACTCAAACGCAAAGTATTCCATTTTATAATCAAGCCAAATTTTTAAGCTTATTagcttattatttttaatttaacttatatttttagATATCGAGTGATTCCTGGATCTAAATTTGATTCTCCTGGAATGGGTATACAGCTAGGTTTGAGAGTTGGCGGTAATGTGAAACAAGGAGATAGTGTTTATGCTCAAATCAGTTCTTAATATTCAatgcattcttttttttaaatgaaaaagcaaTGTGTTcgaatttctttttcttttttacaaaaaactgtATAAAAGTTCTTGTAAGTAATCATCAAATCGAGAGACTAAGCAGtgaaacaataaataataagaTGCATTGATTTTTCgtcaatacattttattttagtttgatAAATTCCacatcattttaataaaaaattaattcagcaaattttttttttaggagatAAGTCTAAATACCAATAATCGTGAAATTTTGGCTTTTTAAACTGGTTTTCACTCAAtggtttaatttcaattttgcaTCAAGATTTCGTCAAAATATGAACAGTTTAAGACGTGGTGTTCAACCCAATTACTTTAAATACTGCTAGAAACTTACTTTAGCGTACTGTAATTTAGTCTATAGGTCTAATGATGTATTTGGTTTCAAGCACTTTTGATGTTCCCTATATTGTTTGGTGATTTTGTATGTTAAGAGATTATGGGCAGTTTGGGACTTGTTTCGGCAATGGCGgtagaagataaaaattttaaattaaaatatattcgGACTTATCATGAATTCCATTCGTAGCGGAAATTTTCTGCGATTCCCGAAAATAcggtttttataaaatgtttcattACGAACGGATTCCGTCATGGTTTTTTCGGGAATTGtagcaaatttccgatacgaatggaattcatGATAAGGCCGATTATGAAGTGTCGAAAATTATTCGTGGTCTATTATAAAAATGCACCAAACATTTTgagacagaaaatttaatttgttatcAGTTATTGTAATaagaataacaaacaaaaaaacatgctACATCTTGGCCATGTATGTTATTGTttaattatttactttaatgccTCATTGAAacctcttttgtttttttgtacgaTACAAACAAAATCTTGTTTTACATCTAGATTTAATACTTCAAGTACATACAAATTgtcttatttctttaaaaaaaaaatgtatgtattgtaTACAGCCGTGTTGCCAGAGCCACCTATTTATCACCAAACAGGCTTTTGAACATTTCACTAGCTTCTTAGAATTTGCATTCCTGATTTAtcaaaaattggcccttagaaattttaatttgatgatTTTAATAAAGTATTTTATAATTGTTTTGGTATTGATTTATTAGAATACTATGTatatgctttgtttttttttttaataatttatcaacaaaaacataaaaaaataagatattagttttttttatcactttCAATAACACACACTTCGGTCTGTACAGATTAATTTTTGTGAATGCAACTCTGCCAAGCAAGACCACCACATGAAATACTGATGATAACGTAGCTAACAAATACCATAATGACACCAATTATTATGTAGAATCGAATCTTTTTCCAGAACATTTGTCGTGCAAGATTTCTTGATTGTTGTCGGAATCCAACGgactataatttaaataaataagaatgttataaaaaaaaaacaactttaaaaggAAACAATTTAAAGTTTACTCACAGTGTTTTCTAGGCGTTCAGTTTTATTAACAAGAAGTTCCAGCTTTTCACCTCGATCCTTAAGGCtgtctataaatacaaaatatataaacatacatgtttaaaaaaaaaaaaaaaaacgtagaaacATAGGTAAGTCCTGAAACTGTAACCCAAGTTAAGGATCCGTGAACAAATAGAACtggaaaataaattatctaGTTTTTTGATTCTTTGAATGACTTAAACCTTTTAATAACTATgtaacatacatatgtatgtacttcGAAAACGCAAGATAATGGcagttaaattaaatattttccaaCTCACTGGCCCTTAAGAAACTTACATAAGACCTATTTTAAATCTACATTATGCACAAACGTAAATGTTAAATCCTGTAAATATTACGTAAATCACCCTAAATCTAAGTGAAAACATAACATAGAACTATTggcgaaaaaattttaaacgatttattaaaaactacttttaaaCAAAGTAACTTACTAAAACGGCTCTtgcattttactaaatcgtttcATATTTGGGCCATTGTCTTTTAACTTGGTGATTAAGTGCTTTTATAAACTACTcaactaatttcaaaaaaaaaaaaaaaaaaaaaacaattttaattaatgcaGTATTAGCAGTGTTTTATTCAAACTTAGTACTGAAATGAGAAAACATTTTACACtgttaacaacaacaaatttcttttatttattttattactaaTTCCCTGTTGTTGAAGGGTCAAATATGTGTAagtttagaaaacaaatttgtctgTAACCACAACAAAATAATACTTATTCATCTTAAGTTCCAACAATTAAATCTTTACTTCCTCTAGTAAAGTCGAGAAATTAAGGTGAAAAGTATTGGCATATAGAAGAAGGTGACCAATAAAGCccgatttaaaaataaacattcatagttcaaaaaattaaatgatcaAATTGTCATTAATTCAAAGAATACTTTTGTTTACACATGCATAATTTTACTGAGCTAGCAATAAAACACTGCTaagacaaaaaaatcatttttggatttttaaataaaaactcaacattatttttgttttgaaaactcaaCTCTTTGGAAAATGgattataaattaataattaaatataatagTAAATAATATACCCTCTTCTTAACGAGAGGCAGTCAGTATCCCTGAAGAATCTAGTTGGTAATAGACTGGATTCGAACTCAGACTTGTGTGGATCAATACAGtaatacagtaaaaaaaaatgtaaaagaaaatgaaatggaaaattTCACAAACTACCTTAAACCCTCATTTTAcctctataaaaataatctttAAGAATAAAGACTTACagacatttcaaaattttccggAAGTATAATAACTTGCACACAATCCCTATTATTCATGCTTTTTAAAGCTTCAAGGCAAAGTACGAAACGTATAGTTTCATCGTACTTCGCAATAACAAATTTTGAGGCGGAAGAAGtattgaaaatagtttttttccaatttcaacaaattatCAAAGAGAACATTCTATAGGTCTTTATAAAATTGTCTGTGCGTAAATTCTGAGAACTAAAGATTTTTAGAAAAGTTGAATTTCAAAGTTATACGAAAAAAACAGCTTTAGGGGGCAGTGAAGCTATCATTGAAATGcatcattgaaaaattttatttccattttcaaGACAGTGAAGCAAGCAATAAGTGTTATAATGATTTTCattaagacttttttaaaatacaattttatcatttcactgattattgaaattttcaatGATCAGTGAAACGATaatattgtattttaaaaaatatgttataacttataattattattttcatgtatTATGTTGTTACCCTTTATCACCACTTCAGTTTTAAAAAcgcaaataaaaatgttcagtTGGAGTTTTTACctcttgtttgaatttttatacttagatgaaataaaaagaagaaatggTTTCCcaataaataatacaaattcCAAACAACAagatttaacaatttttgtaaataaatttatttaatattacgAATATATATTACttgcatcaatttttataattctaaTTCGATGCAAGATTTATGTACTAAAAATAAATcgcgtaatttttgtttttaattattaaaatcttaagacattttttttttttttttgagaatttcttTTAAAGATTATACACGTTTGCTTGTTTTGATGTTCATAATAAATGAATCACGCGTGaacaataaataatatatatttttttttaccttcccCGTAAGTCTTTTAAACTACATaatagaaaaacataaaatatgtatgtaaaattatTACTTTAGTCCTTGTACCAGTTTggataatattttaataatcaGAGAAGGATTCACAAATAGCTTTCACTAAAATCTAGTtagaataatattttgtttgtttttctttttgattttgtcttttttgtttactttcttatattttgttgaatttttccTTAGTTCATTTGATTAACTATTATTTATTTTGCTGGATTTAAGATAGCAACaacaataaatagaaaataagagaaaaataaaatatatttgtatcACTTTTAGACAAACATTCAAAGACTCGGTTTGtaagtagtttaattgttgtggaTACATGTCTGCCAAGCAAGACCGCCGCATGCCATGCTGATGATAACGTagataacaaaaacaataatgaCACCAACTACTACGTAAAGTCGAATATTTTTCCAGAACATCTTTCGAGCTAGACTGCGTGATGCATTGCGGAATGATACAGACTATAAAATAAGACGAGTGTTAAGGAAAAAAACTAAATGTACGAATGTGTTTATGAATATTCATTACATTGTTGTCTAAATGTTCGGCTTTATTGACCAGAAGTTCCAGCTTCTCTCCTCGGTCCTTAAGGCTGtctgtttgaaaaaatagtaatGAAAACGTCAGAAACGTTAAGGGATTGaattcatttcaattttaattgttttaaattatttgagaaaaattaaaaaaaaaaaataaaacaaaaaaaataattaaaatcaataaaacaagTGCATAAATATTATTGcatattatatcaatttttcacaaattattGCGTTGCTTTCATTGATTTTTGATCAAACAGATAGAATTGGTTTGAACGTGCTTTTAGTACCCATTTCTGATACGTCCACAACTATTCACACTAGATTGAAGGATTAAATCGAAAGCAAGTGTGCATGTGAAATGCATTTGTAATGTACGTGGCTACACGAGGACTGCCCAGTCCAAAACTCTTGCATCAAAATCCAAACCAGAAACCGAGCCaatgcaaaattaatttttgttctaaaggataatttttatttagaatgTTGTTACAACaatcatttaaatttatatgcaGGACAGTGcccgttttttttatatctttgcGATTATTAATTTATGCCCTTTACCAGATGCATCATATAACTTACAAAATGGAGCTCCAACCCAATACGGAcatgagtttaaaaattgtgATGAAGCTCAAGGTAATTTTTGGATAGGAAGACATGTACCAATTCAATGGCCTGAAAGAATTCCCAAATTCTTTGTTTCGACTTTTTTAATCGAGAAGAATGAAAGACATTGCATAATTGACATTAATAGCAAATCTTTTAGAACAAGAAGAGTGGGTTCTCGAACCGTCATCAAAAGAGGCATCAGTAAGAATCAATTAATATtcattaatatgcattcaaaacTAGTTTGTTATAGCtacattttcaataaaaattattttagcagcaagcattaatttttcatatttttagtttttttaagttttaagattAAAGTACATAACCTGGTGTATTACCACGAGTGTGTTAACCACGAGTTTCTCGAAAAAAATTGGACTTAAAGTCAAAAATCATAACAGGTAAGAAAAATGGAACAatccttaaaaattaatatctgaacAATCAAATAAGATATCAACATTTTCGAAATGCAGTCAAAAAGAATAACATTTCTCCTAAGATTAAAGTGCTTAACAAAGTTTTTCCCATTAGCATTAAGAGAAAAATTATCAACATACTTTAGTAAAACAAAGTTGGTAAGCGTTTTCTTGACCATCAAAAAGTGGTATCAATTTGTTAGATAGAGCGTTACTATAGAACAATTTTATTCTAAGAATATATCCAAGAATCACCCCTTAAATTTTCCTTATATCGTGCTTCAAGTATAAAATCTCATCTCATTTAAGGAAGAATTACACACGAGAATTGTATCACAAAAtcatagtcagctattacacggAGACCCAAGAGGCGCGAATCTATTTCCGAATTTTCTTGGCCTCTTGCGTCTTGGTGTaatagcttaattttttttgagctgATCAATTTGTTGGTATATTtactttgtcaaaaaaaatgttcttgcgGCAATCTTTAAATTAACATCTAAAGTACCACGTGTAATTGTTGACGAGATGGTTGGCCCTCAAGTACCAAAATGGCGGACGATCAAATTTCGTCCTAGATCAGTTTGACCCAATTGTGATCCAATTTAACCCAGTTGAAAAAATAAGTATAACAATACATATGTAGTTGGTTTGAAAGCTGAAAATTCAGCGACTAGGATGGTTGGGTCATGTGCACCGTATGAACACCGACGCGTCGCACCAGCCCGTGGAGTTATCGTATACAACCTCGATGGATACCGTGAAAGACAAAGACCTTATCTTAGTTTGCGCTCTCAATTAGAAAACAACCTCAACCACCTTTATGTTCGCATCTGGAGAAAAGTAGCTGGGCACTGAACTGTCTAGCTGACATCCACTCTAGAAAATCAATGCTAATTCGGTTCAGCACAAGTGTTCAAAATTTTGTCTTGCAAGACTTGCATTGCAACAACTTTTTGAAAGAAACATTGTTCGACTactattttgttttatgttcgAGAAGGGCGAATGGAAAGCTGTAACAAGATGTGAATGTAGTCCAAAAACAAAAGCATGCAGACTAAATTTGCATTCGAATCCCAGCTTTAAGCAAAGAAGATCGCACTTTTATTTTAGCGAAAGTGAATCCCAAAATGCTGGGTCTAGACAACTGGAGTAATTACGCTAGCAATACGAAAAAGAGCCGCCTTTTGTTTCAGTCTGAGACCCTTGATAGATTGAAAGCCTTTTAAGGAAAGTAAATCAAATGGAAGTAGGTGCTCTCGTTGTTTAAGTGCAAAGTACAATAAAATAGcttaataaataaacttttggtGATTATACTGTTACTTCTCATTAAGTAAATTTAAGTATTAATCTTCGGACAAATTTAACTATCAGTCAAAGTAATTGTTTTATTCGCATTCACGTCACAAGGCCTACAATCTCAGACCCTCGAATAATAAAAAGATCAACAAAAATTAGGCATTAAAAAATGTGATAATTTTTCTCTGACTCATAATAGCCTATTTACTTAACAACAACGAAGGGGCATTgtcaaatgaataaataaaaaataccgcaggtcattttaaaaataaaaaaaattagaattggTCTCTTATCAACATTGGAATATTTTCCATTTCTTTACTAAAATAAAAGCCTCAATTTGATTTGATATCAATCTCTATGTTGACAATGAAACTATTATTATTTTCCCGAAACTTTAAACCAAACCAATgtttattatactttttaatCTGTGTGCATATCGATCAAAGAAAAAACCACAAAACAGTTTCCTAGAGAAACATAAGCTTCTTAAAGTGGTAAATGGATGTGTGACATAGATGAACTGAATATGGAACAAAAAGTAGTTACTACCCTTTACCACAAGCTACCTACtttctaaaaaaacaacaacaaataaatagTCGACTTATTGAAGAACTTACCAATATTTTTAACCATAATATGTTTGAGTTCATCAATTTGTCCATGAACTCTCGATATAGCATCGACCTCTCTTGACTGACTGAAAAATACCATTTGCTCAGCCAGAACCTTGGAAAATTCTGAATTCATGGCATAGGCAATGGCCGTGGCAACAGTCAAGCCATAAGTTTGAATGAATTTCTGTTTAATATCGGCCAAAAATAAGAATGCTCTTGTTCGTTCAAAttcctacaaaaaaacaaaaacaaattcaaagtaAAGAAATATACAAATTCATTCAAGTGTCTTTTTCTTACATCGTCCGTAATGCACATATAgatgattttattttcacaattaTAATGAATCAAGTAATTTCCATGGGAATAAGTTAATTTGTGATTCTCGAGGGATATTTTGGACATAATTTGTTCAGTGACTTCGGCAAAATTACCAACACATTCGGCAAATTTGGCCAGAACGGTTGTTCCTCGTGAGATGACGCTGTACAAGATCGGCATTGTGAGACTTAAAAATAAACACTATCTAGCCTAAAAGAAGAACAAACGAATCAAGAACGAAGaataaatataaacttttatttttgtaatcagaGAACTCTTGAAAATAACGCACTGATAAAATGGAAGTCACTTCGATGACTGGAGCTTGTTATTGTATTATATTACTCACCGAGGGATGAGAAATTATAAAGTATTGAAATAatacgacgacgacaacgacgagaCCAATAAAttctttgtttagatttttgaagttatacttcttatgggagggtgagtatgaaaatttgctttttgacaagaatgtcaaagggattatgacgcgatcaccctgggtagcagggctgtcttttcacctttagagtaggcagtactttagtatttaaaaatgcagtacgccgcagtacggcaaacataaaacacacaacacgttgcaagttacatgtttcatgtggcaggttgcatgtggcaagttgtatgtggcaagttgcatgtggcaagttgcatgtggcaagttgtatgtggcaagttgcgtgtggcaagttgcatgtggcaagctgcgtgtggcaagttCTAGTGGGAAGTTGTATGTGACAAGTtccatgtggtaatttccatgtagcaagttgccagggttgcaaaaagctcacatttcagctgagctcacagctcagctcaaatttgagctaggtaccatagctcagctcatttgagctgagctgaaagtgagcgccccaacttccaacgcctatatctcggaattttgaagaaaatggaaaaaaaatttttgatgccaaaaggtagcggggactcttaacatacatttgggtacacctctcatcc
This DNA window, taken from Episyrphus balteatus chromosome 2, idEpiBalt1.1, whole genome shotgun sequence, encodes the following:
- the LOC129911882 gene encoding mitochondrial amidoxime reducing component 2-like; translated protein: MTNSRILTSIGIGVGVSVLSALSYFYYKRSKKEVIPTKWKKVGIIDKLYFIPIKSCGPIELDEAVCENLGVRKDDIKDRALMVIEENGQVITARTYPQMFKIIPKILSRSELLLTAPGMEDLRFDYSTLDTSSKTSYIKGFLYGFYADVLECGEVYNKWFSEYILGKPEGLRLVYYPHEIATRPIGRFYKEGIYTKQDTGTFQDMSSYHLINNVSVDDLNTRLNPTDKVPLLQFRANFYIKNTGQAYDEDHWQWVKIGNEVVFRNIGPCYRCIVPNVNPYTSERHPNGEPLKTLKKYRVIPGSKFDSPGMGIQLGLRVGGNVKQGDSVYAQISS
- the LOC129911883 gene encoding vesicle-associated membrane protein 7 isoform X1 → MPILYSVISRGTTVLAKFAECVGNFAEVTEQIMSKISLENHKLTYSHGNYLIHYNCENKIIYMCITDDEFERTRAFLFLADIKQKFIQTYGLTVATAIAYAMNSEFSKVLAEQMVFFSQSREVDAISRVHGQIDELKHIMVKNIDSLKDRGEKLELLVNKAEHLDNNSVSFRNASRSLARKMFWKNIRLYVVVGVIIVFVIYVIISMACGGLAWQTCIHNN
- the LOC129911883 gene encoding vesicle-associated membrane protein 7 isoform X2, producing MPILYSVISRGTTVLAKFAECVGNFAEVTEQIMSKISLENHKLTYSHGNYLIHYNCENKIIYMCITDDEFERTRAFLFLADIKQKFIQTYGLTVATAIAYAMNSEFSKVLAEQMVFFSQSREVDAISRVHGQIDELKHIMVKNIDSLKDRGEKLELLVNKTERLENTSVGFRQQSRNLARQMFWKKIRFYIIIGVIMVFVSYVIISISCGGLAWQSCIHKN